From Sphingobium sp. B2D3C:
TCCTTCCGCGTTTCGACCGATCACGAATCGGGCCAGACCATCATCAAGGGCATGGGCGAGCTTCACCTCGAAATCCTGGTCGATCGTATGAAGCGCGAGTTCAAGGTCGAGGCGAATGTCGGTGCGCCGCAGGTGGCCTATCGCGAGTATCTCAAGAAGGCTGTCGACGTCGACTACACCCACAAGAAGCAGTCGGGCGGCACCGGCCAGTTCGGCCGCATCAAGGTGAAGGTCACGCCGGGCGAGCGCGGTGCGGGCATCATCTTCAAGGACGAGATCAAGGGCGGTAATATTCCCAAGGAATATATCCCGGCGATCGAGAAGGGTATGCGCGAGACAGCGGCCACGGGTTCGCTCATCGGCTTCCCGATCATCGACTTCGAGATCAACCTGTATGACGGCGCCTATCACGACGTCGACTCGTCGGCGCTGGCATTCGAAATCACCGGTCGCGGTGCGATGCGTGAAGTCGCGCAGAAGGCCGGCATCACGCTGCTCGAGCCGGTGATGAAGGTCGAGGTGGTGACGCCTGAGGAATACCTGGGTGACGTCATCGGCGACATGAACTCGCGTCGTGGCCAGATCCAGGGCACCGACAGCCGCGGTAATGCGCAGGTTGTCGAGGCGATGGTCCCGCTGGCCAACATGTTCGGCTATGTGAACTCGCTCCGCTCGTTCACCCAGGGCCGCGCAAACTACTCCATGCAGTTCTCGCACTATGACGAGGTGCCGCAGAACGTCGCGGACGAGGTGAAGGCGAAGCTGGCCTAAGCCGGCACTTTCATCTGGATTTATGTAAATTTGCTGTTATGGGGGCGCCTTCGCGAGGCTTCCCCGAGCGGTTGAACCCAAGCTATTGAGCGAAAAGAGGTAGGAAATGGCTAAGGCTAAATTCGAGCGGAACAAGCCGCACTGCAATATCGGCACCATCGGTCACGTCGACCATGGCAAGACCACGCTGACCGCCGCCATCACCAAGGTGCTGGCCGAAACCGGTGGCGCCACGTTCACGGACTATGCCAACATCGACAAGGCTCCCGAGGAGCGCGAGCGCGGCATCACGATCTCGACCGCACACGTCGAGTACGAGACCGGCGCCCGTCACTATGCGCACGTCGACTGCCCGGGCCACGCTGACTATGTGAAGAACATGATCACCGGTGCCGCCCAGATGGACGGCGCGATCCTCGTGGTGAACGCTGCTGACGGCCCGATGCCGCAGACCCGCGAGCACATCCTGCTCGCCCGTCAGGTCGGCGTGCCGGCGCTCGTCGTGTACATGAACAAGGTCGACCAGGTCGACGACGAGGAGCTCCTCGAGCTCGTCGAGCTGGAAGTGCGCGAGCTGCTCTCCAGCTACGACTTCCCGGGCGACGACATCCCCATCGTCAAGGGTTCGGCTCTGGCCGCTCTCGAAGGCCGTGACGACGCGATCGGCAAGGATTCGATCAAGGCGCTCATGGATGCCGTCGACGCCTACATCCCGCAGCCGGCCCGTCCGGTTGACCGTCCGTTCCTGATGCCGATCGAAGACGTGTTCTCGATCTCGGGTCGCGGCACCGTGGTGACCGGCCGCGTCGAGACCGGCGTTGTGAAGGTTGGCGAGGAAGTCGAGATCATCGGCCTCAAGCCCACCAAGAAGACGACCGTCACCGGCGTGGAAATGTTCCGCAAGCTGCTCGACCAGGGTGAAGCCGGCGACAACATCGGCGCGCTGATCCGTGGCGTTGGCCGTGAAGAAGTCGAGCGTGGTCAGGTTCTGGCCAAGCCGGGTTCGGTCACGCCGCACACCGAGTTCGAAGCCGAGGTGTATGTGCTGTCGAAGGACGAAGGTGGCCGTCACACGCCGTTCTTCGCCAACTATCGTCCGCAGTTCTACTTCCGCACGACGGACGTGACCGGCGAGGTCGTCCTCCCCGAGGGCACCGAGATGGTCATGCCTGGCGACAACGTGAAGCTGGCCGTCAAGCTCATCGCGCCGATCGCGATGGACCCGGGCCTCCGCTTCGCTATTCGCGAAGGTGGCCGCACGGTCGGTTCTGGGGTTGTCGCGACGATCTCGAAGTAATATAGGCAGCGAGCCGCTCGGATCAGGTGATTCGAGCGGCCTGCTTTTTTCGCCGCTTCGCGCGGGCTCGTGAGTGCCAGAATGGCACCGGGGCCATCAGGGTGAAGCGGTTTTGTTTTGGCTCTTTCACATCGGTTAGTGGACATGGAAACGCAGAATATCCGTATTCGTCTCAAGGCATTCGATCATCGCGTGCTGGATCAGGCGACCGGCGACATCGCCGATACCGCTCGTCGTACGGGTGCTCTTATTCGCGGTCCCATTCCGCTGCCGACCCGCATCGAGAAGTTCACGGTCAACCGTGGGCCGCACATCGATAAGAAGAGCCGTGAACAGTTCGAGGTCCGCACCTACAAGCGCATGCTTGATATCGTGCAGCCGACCCCGCAGACCGTCGATGCGCTGATGAAGCTCGATCTGGCTGCCGGCGTGAACGTCGAGATCAAACTGGCCTGATGGCCGTAGCGGGGCGGCCTTCGGGTCGCCTTGCAGGACATTTGGATACCGCCGGCTTCGGCCGGGCAGCGTCCTCCGTCGTTTCCGCCTCGTTTGTCGAGGGTCCGGAAGCATCCAGCCCGGACGGGGGAACGCATCGCAAAATCGGGTTGGCTGCCTGGGTCTTAGGGCCCTGGCGGTTTTTTCGTTGGATAAGCCCCCGCATCATGCAGGGGCCTCTATTGGAGGATTGGATCATGCGTACCGGCGTGATCGCGAAGAAAGTGGGTATGACCCGCCTGTTCCAGGATGATGGCCGCCATGTGCCCGTCACCGTCCTGGCGCTCGAAGGCAACCAGGTCATTGCCCGTCGCGAAATGGATAAGGACGGCTATGTAGCCGTGCAGCTGGGTGCCGGCGTTGCGAAGGCGAAGAATGTTGCCAAGCCGCAGCGCGAGCACTTTGCCAAGGCTCAGGTGGAACCCAAGGCGCAGGTCGTCGAGTTCCGCGTGGCCGAGGACGCCCTGCTCGATGTCGGCGCGGAAATCGCTGCCGATCACTTCATCGCTGGTCAGCTCGTCGACGTGACGGGTCAGACGCAGGGCAAGGGCTTTGCCGGCGCCATGAAGCGCTGGGGCTTCGGCGGTATGCGCGCCACGCACGGCGTGTCGATCAGCCACCGTGCCCATGGTTCGACGGGTAACCGTCAGGATCCGGGCCGCGTGTTCAAGAACAAGAAGATGGCCGGCCACATGGGCGACCGTCAGCGCACCCAGCAGAACCTCGAGATCGTCCGCACGGACGTCGAGCGCGGCCTGCTGTTCGTGAAGGGCAGCGTGCCCGGCTCGAAGGGCGCCTGGCTTCTCGTCAAGGACGCCGTGAAGGTCGATCGTCCGGCTGACGTGCCGTACCCGGCCAGCATCAAGTCGGCTGCGAACAATAACGCCGAGGCTCCGGCCGATACGCCTGCGCAGGACGTCGCGGCGCCCGAGGCCACTGAAGGCCAGGAGGGCTAAGTCATGAAGATCAAGGTTCTCACTCTGGACGGCGGCAAGGCCTCCGGCGATGTCGAGCTGAATGACGAAGTGTTCGGCCTCGAGCCGCGCGCGGACATTCTGCACCGTGTCGTCACCTGGCAGCTTGAAAAGCGCCGTGCCCCGGCCTCGGCGACGCGCGAGCGTTCTGACGTTGCCCGCACGGGCAAGAAGTTCGGTCGCCAGAAGGGCGGCGGTACGGCTCGTCACGGCGATCGCCGCGCCCCGATCTTCATCGGTGGTGGTAAGGCGCACGGTCAGCGCGCCCGTACCTTCGGGCATTCGCTCAACAAGAAGGTGCGTGCACTGGGCCTCAAGATGGCGCTTTCGGCCAAGGCCAAGGGCGGCTCGCTCACGGTTCTGGACAATCTGGACGTCAAGGACGGCAAGACCAAGGAACTGGCGGGTCAGCTGGCCAAGCTCAACCTCGGCAAGGTGCTGTTCATCGACGGCGAGGCGACCAACCTCTCCTTCGCCAAGGCCTCGTCCAATCTCGTCGGTGTCAATGTGCTCCCCGCCATCGGTGCCAATGTCTACGATATCCTGCGTGCGGACAGCCTGGTGCTGACCCGTGCCGCGGTCGAGCAGCTGGAGGCGCGCTTCAATGGCTAAGAAGCAGGCAGCAGCGGTGGCCACGCGTCATTACGACGTGATTGTCGCCCCGCACATCACCGAAAAGGCGACGCTGGTCTCCGAGCACAACGCGGTTGTGTTCAAGGTCGCGCGTGACGCTTCGAAGCCCGAGATCAAGGCCGCTGTCGAGGCGCTGTTCAATGTCAGCGTCAAGTCGGTCAACACGATCGTCCAGAAGGGCAAGACCAAGCGCTGGAAGGGCAAGCCCTACACGCGCTCGGACGTGAAGAAGGCTGTCGTGACCCTGGCCGAAGGCCAGTCGATCGACATCACCACGGGCATTTGAGGGCGGACTGAACAATGGCACTCAAGCATTATAACCCGACGAGCCCGGCCCAGCGTGGCCTGATCCTCGTCGACCGGTCCGGCCTCCACAAGGGCAAGCCCGTCAAGGCGCTGACCGAAGGCAAGCGCAAGACCGGTGGCCGCAACAACAAGGGCCATGTGACTTCGCGCGGTATCGCCGGCGGTCACAAGCAGCGCTATCGCATCATCGACTTCAAGCGTCGCAAGTGGGACGTCGAAGGCACGGTGGAGCGTCTGGAATATGACCCCAACCGCACGGCGTTCATTGCGCTGGTCAGCTATGCCGATGGCGAGCAGGCCTACATCATCGCCCCGCAGCGTCTGGCTGTCGGCGACAAGGTGATCGCAGGCAAGAAGACCGACGTGAAGCCGGGCAACGCGATGGAACTGGGTCAGATGCCGGTCGGCACGATCATCCACAACATCGAGATGAAGCCGGGCAAGGGCGCTCAGATCGCACGCAGCGCGGGCACCTATGCCCAGCTCGTCGGTCGCGATCGCGGCATGGTCATCGTCCGTCTCGGCTCGGGTGAGCAGCGCTACATCCGCTCGGACTGCATGGCGACCATCGGTGCGGTGTCGAACCCCGACAACCAGAACCAGAACCTCGCCAAGGCCGGCCGCAGCCGCTGGCTCGGCCGTCGCCCGCTCACCCGCGGCGTCGCCAAGAACCCGGTCGACCACCCGCACGGCGGTGGTGAAGGCCGGACCTCGGGCGGCCGTCATCCGGTTACCCCGTGGGGCAAGCCGACCAAGGGTGCTCGTACCCGTCACAACAAGTCGACCGACAAGATGATCATCCGGTCGCGTCACGCCAAGAAGAAGAGGTAAGCGATGGCTCGCTCCGTCTGGAAGGGTCCCTTCGTGGACCTGCATCTGCTCAAGAAGGCAGAAACCGCGCAGGAGAACAACGGCCATGGCGGTCCGATCAAGACCTGGTCGCGCCGCTCCACCATCCTGCCGCAGTTCGTTGGCCTGACGTTCAACGTCTACAATGGTCGCAAGCACGTTCCCGTTTCGGTGAACGAAGACATGGTCGGTCACAAGCTGGGTGAATTCGCGCCGACGCGCTACTTCCCCGGCCACGCCGCTGACAAGAAGGGCAAGCGCTGATGGGCAAGGCAAAAGCTCCCCGCCGCGTCTCGGACAATGAGGCGCTGGCCGTTGGCACGCAAATCCGCGGTTCGGCCCAGAAGCTGAACCTGGTCGCCGCGCTCATCCGTGGCCGCAAGGTCGAGGACGCGATGAACGTGCTCGCGTTCTCCAAGCGCGCGATGGCGGTCGATGTTCGCAAGGTGCTCGCCAGTGCGGTCGCCAATGCGGAGAACAACCACAATCTCGACGTCGACGCGCTCGTCGTCGCCGAGGCGAGTGTCGGCAAGTCGTTCACCATGAAGCGCTTCCATGCGCGTGGTCGCGGCAAGTCCACCCGCATCCTGAAGCCCTTCAGCCGCGTGCGCATCGTCGTGCGTGAAGCTGCGGAAGAGGAGGCCTGATCCATGGGTCACAAGAGCAATCCCATCGGTCTGCGCCTGCAGATCAACCGCACCTGGGACAGCCGCTGGTTCGCGGAAGGCCAGGATTATGGCCGCCTGCTGCTTGAGGATCTCAAGATCCGCAAGTATGTCATGAAGACGCTGCCCCAGGCCGCGATCTCCAAGGTGGTTATCGAGCGTCCGGCCAAGCTGTGCCGCGTGTCGATCTATGCAGCCCGTCCCGGTGTCATCATCGGCAAGAAGGGCGCGGACATCGAGAAGCTGCGCAAGAAGCTGAGCGCGATGACGTCCAGCGACGTGAGCCTGAACATCGTCGAGATCCGCAAGCCGGAAATCGACTCCAAGCTCGTTGCCCAGGGCGTTGCCGATCAGCTCGAGCGTCGTATCGCTTTCCGTCGCGCCATGAAGCGCGCCGTGCAGAGCGCACTTCGTCTCGGCGCCGAGGGCATCAAGATCACCTGCGGCGGCCGTCTGGGCGGCGCGGAGATCGCCCGTGTCGAGTGGTATCGCGAAGGTCGCGTTCCGCTGCACACGCTGCGTGCGAACGTCGATTATGCAGAAGCCGAGGCCCACACGGCCTATGGCGTTTGCGGCATCAAGGTCTGGATCTTCAAGGGCGAGATCCTCGGCCACGATCCGATGGCGACCGACCGTCTCATGCTGGAGGCTCAGACCTCCGGTGTGCGTCCGGCTCGCTGAGAATTGAGAGCAAGGTAAAGCATCATGCTACAGCCGAAGAAAACCAAGTTCCGCAAGACCTTCAAGGGTCGCATCAAGGGCGACGCCAAGGGTGGAACGGACCTCAATTTCGGATCCTACGGCCTCAAGGCTCTGGAACCGGAGCGGGTGACAGCGCGTCAGATCGAGGCGGCTCGCCGCGCGATCACGCGTCACATCCGTCGTCAGGGCCGTCTCTGGATCCGCGTCTTCCCGGACGTGCCGGTGTCCAAGAAGCCTGCCGAAGTCCGTCAGGGTAAGGGCAAGGGTTCGATCGAATATTGGGCGGCGCGCGTAAAGCCCGGCCGCATCCTGTTCGAGCTGGACGGTGTGCCCGGTCCGCTGGCTGCGGAAGCATTCAGCCGCGCAGCGATGAAGCTGCCGATCAAGACGAAGGTGGTGGCGCGTCTCGGCGACACCTCGCATCTGGGAGCATGATGGTCATGACCAAGATTTCTGACCTCAAGGCGAAGAGCGACGATCAGCTTTCGACCGATCTGGGCGAGCTGAAGCGCGAGCAGTTCAACCTGCGCTTTCAGGCTGCGACCAACCAGCTTGAGAAGCCGAGCCGCGTGCGCGAAGTGCGTCGCGACATCGCGCGGATCAAAACCCTCCAGGCCGAGCGTTCGCGCTCGTCCGCGAAGTAAGAAGGAAACAGGCCCATGCCCAAGCGCGTGCTGACGGGAACGGTGGTTTCCGACAAGGGTGACAAGACGGTCGTCGTCAAGGTGGAGCGCAAGGTGAAGCACCCGCTCTACGGCAAGATCATCCGTCGCTCGAAGAAGTATCACGCCCACGACGATGCCAATGAGTATCACGAGGGTGAGACCGTCCGTATCGAGGAGACGGCGCCGATCTCGAAGCTGAAGACCTGGAAGGTCATCGCGCGGGTCGACACCCACAAGTCTCCCGAGCAGGTTGCTGCAGACGCAGCAGCCTGAGCAGGTCTCAAGGATTTAACGGAACCACCGGGCCAGACATAGGCTGTGTCCCGGCAGGCCAATTGAGAAGGAACCGGATCGATGATCCAGATGCAATCCAATCTTGATGTCGCTGACAACAGCGGCGCCAAGCGCGTCCAGTGCATCAAGGTGCTCGGCGGCTCGAAGCGTCGTTTTGCCAGCGTTGGCGACATCATCGTCGTCTCCGTGAAGGACGCCGCCCCCCGTGGCCGCGTGAAGAAGGGTGACGTTCACCGCGCCGTGATCGTGCGCACCGCCAAGGACGTTCGTCGTCCCGACGGCAGCGTCATTCGCTTCGACGGCAATGCGGCCGTGCTGGTCAACAAGAATGCGGAGCCGATCGGCACGCGTATCTTTGGCCCCGTGGTCCGCGAGCTGCGCGCGAAGAACTTCATGAAGATCATTTCGCTTGCTCCCGAGGTGCTGTGATGAGCGCTGCACGTATCAAGAAGGGTGACACGGTCGTCGTGCTCGCCGGCAAGGACAAGGGCCGTACCGGTTCCGTCCTCCAGGTGATGCCCAAGGATGACAAGGTGCTGGTCGACGGCATCAACGTTCACGCCCGCCACCGCAAGCCCGACCAGGCAAATCCGCAGGGCGGCATCGATCGCAAGCCGGCGCCGCTGCACATTTCCAATGTTGCACTGGCTGTCGACGGCAAGGCCACGCGCGTCCGCTTCGAGGACCGTGACGGCAAGAAGGTCCGCGTCGCGGTTAAGACTGGGGAGGTCATCTGATGGCTGACAAGTACATCCCGCGCTCGCGCAAGCTGTATGACGAGACCATCGTCAAGGCGCTGAGCGAGAAGTTCGGTTACAAGAACCACATGGAAATCCCCCGGATCGAGAAGATCACGCTCAACATGGGCGTGGGCGAGGCGACCCAGGACAAGAAGAAGGTCACCCAGGCCGCCGAGGAAATGGAACTGATTGCCGGCCAGAAGCCGGTCATCACCAAGGCGAAGAAGTCGATCGCGCAGTTTAAGCTGCGTGAAGGCATGCCCATCGGTGCGAAGGTGACCCTGCGTCGCGAGCGCATGTACGAGTTTCTCGATCGTCTGGTGACGATCGCGATGCCCCGCATCCGCGACTTCCGTGGTCTCAACCCGAAGAGCTTCGACGGCCGTGGCAACTATGCCTTCGGCATCAAGGAGCAGATCATCTTCCCCGAGATCAGCTATGACCGCGTCGACAAGGTGCGTGGCATGGACATCATCGTGACCACCACGGCCCGCACGGACGAAGAAGCGCGCGAACTGCTGCGTCTTTTCGGTTTCCCGTTCCCCGCCGAGGCGGAAAAAGAGGCTGCGTGAGCGTGGCCGGATCCAATTTCTAAGGAAGAG
This genomic window contains:
- the rplE gene encoding 50S ribosomal protein L5, producing the protein MADKYIPRSRKLYDETIVKALSEKFGYKNHMEIPRIEKITLNMGVGEATQDKKKVTQAAEEMELIAGQKPVITKAKKSIAQFKLREGMPIGAKVTLRRERMYEFLDRLVTIAMPRIRDFRGLNPKSFDGRGNYAFGIKEQIIFPEISYDRVDKVRGMDIIVTTTARTDEEARELLRLFGFPFPAEAEKEAA
- a CDS encoding 50S ribosomal protein L23: MAKKQAAAVATRHYDVIVAPHITEKATLVSEHNAVVFKVARDASKPEIKAAVEALFNVSVKSVNTIVQKGKTKRWKGKPYTRSDVKKAVVTLAEGQSIDITTGI
- the rpsC gene encoding 30S ribosomal protein S3; translated protein: MGHKSNPIGLRLQINRTWDSRWFAEGQDYGRLLLEDLKIRKYVMKTLPQAAISKVVIERPAKLCRVSIYAARPGVIIGKKGADIEKLRKKLSAMTSSDVSLNIVEIRKPEIDSKLVAQGVADQLERRIAFRRAMKRAVQSALRLGAEGIKITCGGRLGGAEIARVEWYREGRVPLHTLRANVDYAEAEAHTAYGVCGIKVWIFKGEILGHDPMATDRLMLEAQTSGVRPAR
- the rplN gene encoding 50S ribosomal protein L14 yields the protein MIQMQSNLDVADNSGAKRVQCIKVLGGSKRRFASVGDIIVVSVKDAAPRGRVKKGDVHRAVIVRTAKDVRRPDGSVIRFDGNAAVLVNKNAEPIGTRIFGPVVRELRAKNFMKIISLAPEVL
- the rpsS gene encoding 30S ribosomal protein S19, producing MARSVWKGPFVDLHLLKKAETAQENNGHGGPIKTWSRRSTILPQFVGLTFNVYNGRKHVPVSVNEDMVGHKLGEFAPTRYFPGHAADKKGKR
- the rpsQ gene encoding 30S ribosomal protein S17, translating into MPKRVLTGTVVSDKGDKTVVVKVERKVKHPLYGKIIRRSKKYHAHDDANEYHEGETVRIEETAPISKLKTWKVIARVDTHKSPEQVAADAAA
- the rplB gene encoding 50S ribosomal protein L2 codes for the protein MALKHYNPTSPAQRGLILVDRSGLHKGKPVKALTEGKRKTGGRNNKGHVTSRGIAGGHKQRYRIIDFKRRKWDVEGTVERLEYDPNRTAFIALVSYADGEQAYIIAPQRLAVGDKVIAGKKTDVKPGNAMELGQMPVGTIIHNIEMKPGKGAQIARSAGTYAQLVGRDRGMVIVRLGSGEQRYIRSDCMATIGAVSNPDNQNQNLAKAGRSRWLGRRPLTRGVAKNPVDHPHGGGEGRTSGGRHPVTPWGKPTKGARTRHNKSTDKMIIRSRHAKKKR
- the rpsJ gene encoding 30S ribosomal protein S10 — translated: METQNIRIRLKAFDHRVLDQATGDIADTARRTGALIRGPIPLPTRIEKFTVNRGPHIDKKSREQFEVRTYKRMLDIVQPTPQTVDALMKLDLAAGVNVEIKLA
- the rpmC gene encoding 50S ribosomal protein L29 → MTKISDLKAKSDDQLSTDLGELKREQFNLRFQAATNQLEKPSRVREVRRDIARIKTLQAERSRSSAK
- the tuf gene encoding elongation factor Tu, with protein sequence MAKAKFERNKPHCNIGTIGHVDHGKTTLTAAITKVLAETGGATFTDYANIDKAPEERERGITISTAHVEYETGARHYAHVDCPGHADYVKNMITGAAQMDGAILVVNAADGPMPQTREHILLARQVGVPALVVYMNKVDQVDDEELLELVELEVRELLSSYDFPGDDIPIVKGSALAALEGRDDAIGKDSIKALMDAVDAYIPQPARPVDRPFLMPIEDVFSISGRGTVVTGRVETGVVKVGEEVEIIGLKPTKKTTVTGVEMFRKLLDQGEAGDNIGALIRGVGREEVERGQVLAKPGSVTPHTEFEAEVYVLSKDEGGRHTPFFANYRPQFYFRTTDVTGEVVLPEGTEMVMPGDNVKLAVKLIAPIAMDPGLRFAIREGGRTVGSGVVATISK
- the rplD gene encoding 50S ribosomal protein L4, translating into MKIKVLTLDGGKASGDVELNDEVFGLEPRADILHRVVTWQLEKRRAPASATRERSDVARTGKKFGRQKGGGTARHGDRRAPIFIGGGKAHGQRARTFGHSLNKKVRALGLKMALSAKAKGGSLTVLDNLDVKDGKTKELAGQLAKLNLGKVLFIDGEATNLSFAKASSNLVGVNVLPAIGANVYDILRADSLVLTRAAVEQLEARFNG
- the rplP gene encoding 50S ribosomal protein L16, which encodes MLQPKKTKFRKTFKGRIKGDAKGGTDLNFGSYGLKALEPERVTARQIEAARRAITRHIRRQGRLWIRVFPDVPVSKKPAEVRQGKGKGSIEYWAARVKPGRILFELDGVPGPLAAEAFSRAAMKLPIKTKVVARLGDTSHLGA
- the rplV gene encoding 50S ribosomal protein L22, which produces MGKAKAPRRVSDNEALAVGTQIRGSAQKLNLVAALIRGRKVEDAMNVLAFSKRAMAVDVRKVLASAVANAENNHNLDVDALVVAEASVGKSFTMKRFHARGRGKSTRILKPFSRVRIVVREAAEEEA
- the rplC gene encoding 50S ribosomal protein L3 — encoded protein: MRTGVIAKKVGMTRLFQDDGRHVPVTVLALEGNQVIARREMDKDGYVAVQLGAGVAKAKNVAKPQREHFAKAQVEPKAQVVEFRVAEDALLDVGAEIAADHFIAGQLVDVTGQTQGKGFAGAMKRWGFGGMRATHGVSISHRAHGSTGNRQDPGRVFKNKKMAGHMGDRQRTQQNLEIVRTDVERGLLFVKGSVPGSKGAWLLVKDAVKVDRPADVPYPASIKSAANNNAEAPADTPAQDVAAPEATEGQEG
- the rplX gene encoding 50S ribosomal protein L24; this translates as MSAARIKKGDTVVVLAGKDKGRTGSVLQVMPKDDKVLVDGINVHARHRKPDQANPQGGIDRKPAPLHISNVALAVDGKATRVRFEDRDGKKVRVAVKTGEVI